The Engystomops pustulosus chromosome 1, aEngPut4.maternal, whole genome shotgun sequence genome has a window encoding:
- the IER3IP1 gene encoding immediate early response 3-interacting protein 1 yields the protein MAFTLYSLLQAALLCVNAVAVLHEERFLSKIGWGADQGIGGFGEEPGVKSQMMNLVRSVRTVMRVPLIIVNSVTIVLLILFG from the exons ATGGCGTTCACTCTGTACTCGCTGCTGCAGGCCGCTCTGCTGTGTGTGAACGCGGTGGCCGTGCTGCATGAGGAGCGTTTCCTGAGCAAGA TCGGCTGGGGGGCTGATCAGGGGATCGGAGGTTTTGGAGAAGAGCCGGGAGTCAAGTCTCAGATGATGAACCTTGTGCGCTCAGTACGGACGGTGATGAGAG ttcccTTGATAATCGTGAATTCGGTGACGATTGTGCTGCTTATCTTATTTGgttaa